The DNA sequence CCATACCGAGGCGCAGGTCGACCGGTTGGTCGAGACCCTGGACCGAGTGCTGGCACGGGAATCGCCGGGAGCGACCGGACTTGAATCCGCAAGGTGAGAGGAGTACAGAATAGGGTTCTGCTGCAACGGAGCCCGACCTGCATGCCAGGAAAGAGTATCGCGATCATCGCCACGAAGGGATCGCTGGACTGGGCCTATCCACCGTTCATCCTGGCCTCGACCGGCGCGGCGCTGGGCTACGACTGCAAGATGTTCTTCACCTTCTACGGCTTGCACCTGCTGAAGCGTAACCTGAGCCTCCGGGTCAGCCCGCTGGGCAACCCCGGCATGCCGCTGCCGCTGCCGGTGCTGCTGCAGGCCATGCCCGGCACCCAGTACCTGGCGACCGCGATGATGAAGCGCCGGATCCGCGCCAAGGGCGTGGCCGAGATCGGCGAACTGCGCAACCTCTGCGTGGAAGCGGGAGTTCGGCTGGTCGCCTGCCAGATGACCGTCGACCTGTTCGACTGGCGGCACAGCGATTTCATCGATGGCGTGGAATACGGGGGCGCAACCACCTTCTTCGACTTCGCCGGCGAATCCGACATCTGTCTGTTCATCTGATGGCCCACGGGCCATCGACGCCGGGTTCAGGTGGGCTCCGGACGCTGCTGGCGCATCTCCAGGATCGCGGTGATCTCGTCATCCGAGAGCCGGATCGGGTTGGTCTTCATGCTGGAACCCCGGCTGTTCGCGACGATCCGCGGATGGTCCTCCGGGCGGATCCCGTACTGATCCAGCGTCAGCAGGTGCAGGCGCTCGGTCCAGTCCTCGAGCAGGCGCAGTAGCGCGGCACGGGCCTGACCGTCGTCCGGCATTGCCTCGCCGGTCAACAGGCGACCGACATGCGCATAGCGCGCCAGCGCCGGATGCGCAGGCTCCCTTACGCCCAGCGCCTCGATGTTCACTGCGGTTGCCGCCACCACCAGGGTTCCACAGGCGGCCCCGTGGGGAATCGGGAAAAACGCCCCCAGCGGTGCAGCCAGACCATGCACCGAACCCAGCCCCACCTGAGCCAGCGTGACCCCTGACAGCAGCGACGCGTAGGCCATACCGGCCTGTGCCGCCGCATTCCCGGGATCCTCGTAGAGCGCAAGCAGGCTGTCGCGCGCGTGGGCCATCCCGTCGAGGGCCAGCGCATCGCAGAACGGGTTCGCACGCAGCGAAAGATACGATTCCAGCAACTGGGTCAGCGCGTCCATGCCGTTGCCGGCGATCACGCGGGGCGGGCAGGTGCTCAGGAAATCCGGATCGATCACCGCGTACTCGGCCACCAGGCGCTCGTGCCGGAACGACTTCTTGAAGCCATCGTCTCCCCCCTGGCTCAGCACGGCATTCTTGGTGGCCTCGGAACCGGTTCCCGCAGTGGTCGGGACCGCGATGAACGGCACCGATGGCCCGTGATAGGGCCGCTCGGGTCCGACCCCTTCCAGGTGATCGAGCACCGTGTTGCCCGGGATCAGCAACCCCGCGATCGCCTTGCCGGCATCGAGCGCGCTGCCGCCTCCGATCGCGACCACCACCGAGATATCCCGGCCACGATAGCGCTGGACCGCGGCGTCGATTTCATCCGGTGAGGGTTCGCCCGGAACCCGGTGCACCATCACGTTCAGGCCTGCACTGGAGAATCCGGTTTCGATCTCGGGCCAGAACGGACCCTCCAGCAGCGACCGCCCGCCGGTCACCAACAGCACCCGGCGCCCGAACCCGGCCGCCAGCGCCGGCAGCCGGCGCCGCACCCCGGAACCGAACTCGATGCGCGGCAACCGCGCGATGCTGAACCCGTTGATCATATTCCCGCCCCTCCCGAACCCTGACCGCCGCACGGCGGTCCACCACGCCTGCCCCGAATGCTAGCAGTTTCGGGAGCGGGCGCCGCGCTCCGGCAGCCGGTTCCGACAGGATGCTACAGCAGTCCACGCTCGGCGAAGGACACGATCCCATCGGCGACGATCACGTGGTCGAGCACACGCACATCGACCAGCCCCAGCGCCTCACTCAGGCGCCGCGTGATCGCCTCGTCGGCCCGCGAGGGCTCGGCCACCCCGGAGGGATGGTTGTGCGCCAGGATCACCGCCGCGGCATTGTGGTGCAGCACCCGGCGCACGACCTCGCGCGGATGCACGCTGGCGCCGTCGATGGTGCCGCGGAAAAGCTCCTCGAACGCGACCACCCGGTGCCGGTTGTCCAGGAACAGGCAGGCGAAGACCTCGAACGGATAGTCGCGCAACCGGGCGGACAGGAAGGCGCGCGTCGCCGCCGGCGAGGTAATCGCATCGCCTCGCTGCAACGATTCGGCCAGGTGCCTGCGCCCCATCTCCAGCACCGCCTGAAGCTGCGCGTACTTCGCATCCCCCAACCCCCGCGCATGGCAGAAGGCGTTCTGGTCGGCCTGCAGCAGCGGCCGCAGCCCGCCGAAATGGGCCAACAGTTCGCGCGCGAGATCCACCGCGCTCTTGCCAGCAACGCCGGTGCGCAGGAAGATCGCCAGCAGTTCCGCATCGGACAGCGCTGCCGGGCCGCGCCGCAGCAGCTTTTCCCGGGGACGGTCGTCCGCCGGCCAGTCCGCAATCGACATTCCCACCTCCGTGTGGCCGGTTGCACAGCGCGTTTCATACCATGCCCGCCGCCGCAGGCCAAGCGCGGGCGCGCGATACCGCGGCGAACTCGACCGCACCGGATGCGGCTCGCAGAGGGGTTTGCGGTAAGCTTTGCCGATGGCAAACGGGCAGACGCTGAAGATCCTGCTGGGCGTGAGCGGCGGCATCGCGGCCTACAAGGCCTGCGAGCTGGTGCGGCGGCTGCGCGATGCCGACTGCGAGGTCCGCGTGGTGATGACCCGCGCGGCCTGCGCTTTCGTGTCGCCACTGACTTTCCAGGCGTTGTCCGGCCTGCCGGTGCGCAGCGATCTGCTGGACGCCGAGGCGGAGAGCGGCATGGACCACATCGCGCTGGCGCGCTGGACCGACCGGGTCGTGATCGCACCGGCCACCGCGGACCTGATCGCGCGCATGGCCGCCGGCCTCGCCGACGACTTGCTGACCACACTGTGCCTGGCGACCGAGGCACCGATCCTGCTGGCCCCGGCGATGAACCGGGTGATGTGGGCACACCCGGCGACGCAGGCCAATCACCGTCTGCTGGCCGCCCGCGGTGTCCGGATGGTAGGCCCCGAACACGGCGACCAGGCCTGCGGAGAACACGGCGCCGGGCGCATGGCCGAACCCGCGGCGATCCTGCAGGCACTGCTCGATCCGCCCCCTGGACTGCTGTCAGGAAAGCGGGTGTTGATCACCGCCGGACCGACGCACGAGGCGATCGACCCGGTGCGTTTCATCGGCAACCGGAGTTCCGGGCGGATGGGCGTGGCGCTCGCCACGGCAGCGCGTGCCGCCGGCGCCCGGGTCTGCCTGGTGCACGGCCCCCTTGCGGTGCCGGTGCCCCCCGGAGTGCAGGCGGTGGCGGTGGACTCCGCCACCGCCATGCGTCGCGCGGTGTTCGACCATCTCGAGGGGGCCGATCTGTTCATTGCCGCGGCAGCCGTGGCCGACTATCGCCCGCGCGAGCCCGCGGGCCGGAAGCTGAAGAAGGATGCGCAGACGCTGACCCTGGAACTGGTGCGCAATCCGGACATCCTCGCCGAGGTCGCCGCGCGCCAGCCGCGCCCGTTCGTGGTCGGGTTCGCGGCCGAGACCCACGACCTGCGCCGGCACGCGCGCGCAAAACTCGAGCGCAAGGGCCTCGACATGATCGCCGCCAACGATGTCTCGGCCGGCCGCGCGATCGGCACACCCGACAACGCACTGACCGTGCTCTGGCCGGGTGGCGAACGCGAATTCGCCGGGCAGCCGAAGGAGACCCTGGCCCCGGCCCTGATCCGGCTGATCGCCGAACGCATGGCCGCAACGCCTGCGGCCACCCCATCCAGCTGACCGGGAGACCTGCCGATGCCCGTACCCGCGATCGCCGTTAAAATCCTCGACCCGCGCATCGGGGATGAGTTCCCGTTGCCGACTCCGGCCACATCAGGGTCTGCCGGGGTAGATCTGCGCGCCTGCCTGGACGCGGATTACGACCTGACACCGGGCGAGACGCTGCTGATCCCCACCGGCATCGCGATCCACATCGAGGATCCGGGTTTCGCCGCGCTGATCCTGCCGCGTTCGGGCCTCGGGCACCGGCACGGCATCGTGCTGGGCAACCTGGTAGGGCTGATCGACTCGGATTACCAGGGCCCGTTGATGGTGTCCTGCTGGAACCGCGGGGCGGAGCCTTTCCGGATCACGGTCGGGGAACGCATTGCGCAACTGGTGATCGTGCCGGTGGTCCAGCCGCGCTTTCACGTGGTGCAGGACTTCGACCAGAGCGATCGCGGCAGCGGCGGCTTTGGATCGTCCGGACGCCGCTGAGCGCACGGGAACGGAACCCGGCACGCGCCCGTTCCGCCGGCAGAACGCTGCGCGCCCACCCGCCCGTTCACGATAAGCCCGTTCACGATAAGATAAGGGCGTTCCCCGTTGTGAGCCTCCCGATGGACAAGACCACCGCCCAATCCGTCGCCCATGTGCTGATCGAGGCGCTGCCCTACATCCAGCGCTTCGCAGGCAAGACCATCGTGATCAAGTACGGTGGCAACGCGATGACCGAGGAACACCTGAAGTCCGGGTTCGCACGCGACGTGGTGCTGCTGAAGCAGGTCGGCGTGAACCCGGTGGTGGTTCACGGCGGCGGGCCCCAGATCGGCAACCTGCTGAAACGCCTGGGCAAGACCTCGGAGTTCATCCACGGCCTGCGGGTCACCGACCGCGAAACCATGGACGTGGTGCAGATGGTGCTTGGCGGCCTGGTCAACCAGGAAATCGTCGCGCTGATCAACCGCTTCGGGGGCCGCGCGGTCGGTCTGACCGGCAAGGACGGCCAGCTGATCCGTGCCCGACCGTTGCGCGAGATCAACGGGCCGGAGGGGCTGACCGCGGTCGATCTCGGGCTGGTCGGCGAGGTCGAGGGCGTCGATCCGGACATCGTGCACACGCTGGACCACAGCGCCTTCATTCCGGTGATCGCACCGATCGGCTTCGACCACAACGGCAACGCCTACAACATCAACGCGGACACCGCAGCGGAGAAACTCGCGGTCGTGCTGGACGCGGAGAAATTGTTCCTGCTGACCAACACACCCGGGGTTCTCGACGCCCAGGGGCAATTGCTCCCGCGCCTGAGCGCCGCCGAGGTCGACGACCTGACCCGCACCGGAGTGATCCACGGCGGCATGATCCCGAAAATCCAGTGCGCACTGGATGCGGTGCGCAGCGGGGTCACGGCCACGCATATCGTCGACGGGCGCGTCGAGCATGCGGTGTTGCTGGAATTGCTGACCAACGAAGGGGTGGGCACGCTGATCACCCGCTAGTGGGCCATGCGGGCAGCGCCCACAGCGTGCTTCAGACCGGCATATCCCGTCTAGCAGCCTGTCGGACTTCTTGGGCTGCTAGGGCCCGACCGGAACCGGCAGCACCAGCCGCTCGTAGTCCTGGATGTCTGCGGCGGCTTGCGCGCGGATGTCGTCCATCGCCGCGCGCTGGCGCTGCTGAAACGCTTGCTCCTGCGCGATGCGTCGGTCCAGATCAGCGAGTTCGCGGCGGTAGCGTTCGCGATTCTCGGGGCTCGCACGCGGATCGTCGAGCTGGGCGGCGATGCGGTCCCGTTCACGCTGCAGGGTCGCTTCCTGATTCGCGCTGAGCGCAAGCGTGTTGGCGACCAGCGCGAGCCTCCGGTCACGCTGTTCGATGATTTCGTCGACACTCGCAAAGGCATGGTGCAACTGGCGGACCCGGGCATTAAGCGCCCTGCCCTCCTCGATTCGGCGCGCCTGTTCTTGCTCCCGCCGTTGCATCTCGATTCGCTCCCGCTCGCGCTCGACTTCCTGGCGTTCCCGCTCCTCGGGTGTCATCGGAGCCGGCAACACGTCCCGCTCGATCCCGTGACGGTCGAGCACTCTGCGCTCGCGGTGGGCCGTTTCCGGTGGCGGCGTGGTCGTGAAATGCACGACCCCTGCGTCGTCCACCCAGCGGTAGATCTGCGCATCGACCAGCGAGGGCACCAGCAGCCATGGAACTAGAAGCCAGGCTTTGCGTATCGTCTGTGCGATGTCCATCCTCGATCACCTTGGTCTGATCCTGATCGCGCTGGTCGCCAACGGCCTTTCGGCTCTGGCCGGTGGCGGTGCCGGGCTGTTGCAACTGCCGGCGCTGATCTTCCTGGGGTTGCCGTTCCCGGTGGCGCTGGCGACCCACAAGATCGCGTCGGTCGCGCTGGGTGCCGGCGCCAGCGTCCGCCACCTCAAGGAAAACACATTCGACGCAGGGCGACTAGTACTGATCCTCGCCGCCGGATTACCCGGGGTGATCATCGGCGCATTGCTGGTGCTCGAGATTCCGCCTCGGGCCGGCGAGATCGCGCTCGGACTCCTGACCATCGGCCTGGGCTGGTACTCCTGGCGGCGCCCGCAGCTCGGCCAGGCGACTGTCACAGTCACCAGCGACTGGACCCATGCCACGACCGGCGCGCTGGGCCTGTTCCTGATCGGCGTCCTGAACGGCTCGCTGACCTCGGGCACCGGGCTGATGGTCACGCTCTGGCTGGTGCGCTGGTACGGCCTGTCGTACACGCAGGCAGTGGCCTACACCCTGGTGCTGGTCGGACTGTTCTGGAACGGGACCGGGGCGCTGGTGCTCGGTACGCTCGGAGAGGTGCGCTGGGACTGGCTTCCGGCGCTGCTGATCGGCAGCTTCGCAGGCGGATACCTGGGCGCCAGTCTCGCGCATCGCTACGGCAATCGGCTGGTCAAGCGGGTGTTCGAGATCGTGACGGTACTGACCGGCATCGCGCTGCTGCTTCCGGGTCCCTAGGAGCCTGTGAAGCGATGCGGGACACTCGGTGCCCACCGAGCACCGCCAGGGACATCAGATCCCCGGCGATTCGGCCCAGCCGAAAAGCCGCCCCGATCCCGCCGGCCCGGTGGCACCTGCGAGTTCGTCCCACAACGCCCGCGTCTGTGCGGGCAGTTGATCCCATACCCGGTTCAGGGCTTCCTGCCCCGGTCCGAGTTCCAGCCTTGCGCCGACCCGAAAATCGCTACCGTTCGGGTCGGTCGACCACTCCCGGGCCGCGGGATCCTCGATGC is a window from the Thioalkalivibrio paradoxus ARh 1 genome containing:
- a CDS encoding iron-containing alcohol dehydrogenase translates to MINGFSIARLPRIEFGSGVRRRLPALAAGFGRRVLLVTGGRSLLEGPFWPEIETGFSSAGLNVMVHRVPGEPSPDEIDAAVQRYRGRDISVVVAIGGGSALDAGKAIAGLLIPGNTVLDHLEGVGPERPYHGPSVPFIAVPTTAGTGSEATKNAVLSQGGDDGFKKSFRHERLVAEYAVIDPDFLSTCPPRVIAGNGMDALTQLLESYLSLRANPFCDALALDGMAHARDSLLALYEDPGNAAAQAGMAYASLLSGVTLAQVGLGSVHGLAAPLGAFFPIPHGAACGTLVVAATAVNIEALGVREPAHPALARYAHVGRLLTGEAMPDDGQARAALLRLLEDWTERLHLLTLDQYGIRPEDHPRIVANSRGSSMKTNPIRLSDDEITAILEMRQQRPEPT
- the coaBC gene encoding bifunctional phosphopantothenoylcysteine decarboxylase/phosphopantothenate--cysteine ligase CoaBC — its product is MANGQTLKILLGVSGGIAAYKACELVRRLRDADCEVRVVMTRAACAFVSPLTFQALSGLPVRSDLLDAEAESGMDHIALARWTDRVVIAPATADLIARMAAGLADDLLTTLCLATEAPILLAPAMNRVMWAHPATQANHRLLAARGVRMVGPEHGDQACGEHGAGRMAEPAAILQALLDPPPGLLSGKRVLITAGPTHEAIDPVRFIGNRSSGRMGVALATAARAAGARVCLVHGPLAVPVPPGVQAVAVDSATAMRRAVFDHLEGADLFIAAAAVADYRPREPAGRKLKKDAQTLTLELVRNPDILAEVAARQPRPFVVGFAAETHDLRRHARAKLERKGLDMIAANDVSAGRAIGTPDNALTVLWPGGEREFAGQPKETLAPALIRLIAERMAATPAATPSS
- a CDS encoding sulfite exporter TauE/SafE family protein translates to MSILDHLGLILIALVANGLSALAGGGAGLLQLPALIFLGLPFPVALATHKIASVALGAGASVRHLKENTFDAGRLVLILAAGLPGVIIGALLVLEIPPRAGEIALGLLTIGLGWYSWRRPQLGQATVTVTSDWTHATTGALGLFLIGVLNGSLTSGTGLMVTLWLVRWYGLSYTQAVAYTLVLVGLFWNGTGALVLGTLGEVRWDWLPALLIGSFAGGYLGASLAHRYGNRLVKRVFEIVTVLTGIALLLPGP
- the dut gene encoding dUTP diphosphatase encodes the protein MPVPAIAVKILDPRIGDEFPLPTPATSGSAGVDLRACLDADYDLTPGETLLIPTGIAIHIEDPGFAALILPRSGLGHRHGIVLGNLVGLIDSDYQGPLMVSCWNRGAEPFRITVGERIAQLVIVPVVQPRFHVVQDFDQSDRGSGGFGSSGRR
- the dsrE2 gene encoding sulfur carrier protein DsrE2, with protein sequence MPGKSIAIIATKGSLDWAYPPFILASTGAALGYDCKMFFTFYGLHLLKRNLSLRVSPLGNPGMPLPLPVLLQAMPGTQYLATAMMKRRIRAKGVAEIGELRNLCVEAGVRLVACQMTVDLFDWRHSDFIDGVEYGGATTFFDFAGESDICLFI
- the argB gene encoding acetylglutamate kinase, whose amino-acid sequence is MDKTTAQSVAHVLIEALPYIQRFAGKTIVIKYGGNAMTEEHLKSGFARDVVLLKQVGVNPVVVHGGGPQIGNLLKRLGKTSEFIHGLRVTDRETMDVVQMVLGGLVNQEIVALINRFGGRAVGLTGKDGQLIRARPLREINGPEGLTAVDLGLVGEVEGVDPDIVHTLDHSAFIPVIAPIGFDHNGNAYNINADTAAEKLAVVLDAEKLFLLTNTPGVLDAQGQLLPRLSAAEVDDLTRTGVIHGGMIPKIQCALDAVRSGVTATHIVDGRVEHAVLLELLTNEGVGTLITR
- the radC gene encoding RadC family protein, with the protein product MSIADWPADDRPREKLLRRGPAALSDAELLAIFLRTGVAGKSAVDLARELLAHFGGLRPLLQADQNAFCHARGLGDAKYAQLQAVLEMGRRHLAESLQRGDAITSPAATRAFLSARLRDYPFEVFACLFLDNRHRVVAFEELFRGTIDGASVHPREVVRRVLHHNAAAVILAHNHPSGVAEPSRADEAITRRLSEALGLVDVRVLDHVIVADGIVSFAERGLL
- a CDS encoding DUF4124 domain-containing protein, which gives rise to MDIAQTIRKAWLLVPWLLVPSLVDAQIYRWVDDAGVVHFTTTPPPETAHRERRVLDRHGIERDVLPAPMTPEERERQEVERERERIEMQRREQEQARRIEEGRALNARVRQLHHAFASVDEIIEQRDRRLALVANTLALSANQEATLQRERDRIAAQLDDPRASPENRERYRRELADLDRRIAQEQAFQQRQRAAMDDIRAQAAADIQDYERLVLPVPVGP